A section of the Spirosoma pollinicola genome encodes:
- a CDS encoding SOS response-associated peptidase, with the protein MCFHKSLDVSAAELEDRYKAVLPPSANFQPVYHANAYNLPAWPIVTRQEPGKLQLIHWGLIPHWVRSQDAADDIRTKTINARSETIYEKPSFRSAAQAGRRCLIPVTGFFEWYTDKSKKYPFYISASDQKIASIAGLWDDWADPETGEVMSTYTLLTTDANPLLAAIHNTKKRMPCVLTPEAEHA; encoded by the coding sequence ATGTGTTTCCATAAATCATTAGATGTCAGTGCCGCGGAACTTGAAGATCGCTACAAGGCGGTGTTGCCGCCTTCGGCTAATTTTCAGCCTGTATACCATGCCAATGCCTATAATTTGCCTGCCTGGCCAATTGTTACCCGTCAGGAACCGGGCAAACTTCAGCTAATTCACTGGGGACTTATTCCGCACTGGGTCCGAAGTCAGGATGCTGCGGATGACATTCGTACGAAAACGATTAATGCCCGTTCGGAAACGATTTACGAAAAACCGTCCTTTCGGTCGGCAGCACAAGCAGGCAGACGGTGTTTGATTCCGGTGACGGGCTTTTTTGAATGGTATACTGACAAAAGCAAAAAATATCCATTCTATATCAGCGCTAGTGATCAGAAAATTGCCTCAATTGCGGGTTTATGGGACGATTGGGCGGACCCTGAAACAGGCGAAGTAATGTCGACTTACACGCTGCTCACAACCGATGCGAACCCCTTGCTGGCTGCTATTCACAACACCAAGAAGCGAATGCCCTGTGTATTGACTCCAGAAGCTGAGCACGCATAG